One Azospirillum brasilense DNA window includes the following coding sequences:
- a CDS encoding ATP-grasp domain-containing protein, producing the protein MSPPLKTAVVVDPYSTGILLAPRLRARGYDVVAVQSRPDLAPSLLRSYQPDDFAAHILHDGDLDALARTLRPLAPAFILPGNESAVELTDALGAVLGTPGNSPKLTAARRNKFMMIERLAAAGLLTARQTMATGAAEAVEWAAQAGWPVVAKPMASASTDHVYFCDTPAQLRAAVDAILGSRDFCGSANERVLVQTYLDGLEYVVNTVSRGGRHYVSDVLLSAKRALNGSPFVYDYYRLLPPEEPVAQALMGYIRRVLDALEITDGAGHAEVRMTARGPALVEIAARAMGPAGSTTGIAAGTGHDQVDLLVDAFDGAGVVGPLLDGHYRFQADAMVLYLPVLVSGRVEALPDLSILDGMASVRGYGLVPRVGDEVVPTLDLTQVLAKIYLAHPDRAVFEHDWAAIRSLEDRLQPIVA; encoded by the coding sequence ATGAGCCCTCCGCTCAAAACGGCGGTCGTCGTCGATCCCTATTCCACCGGCATCCTTTTGGCACCACGCCTGCGCGCGCGGGGCTACGACGTGGTCGCGGTGCAGAGCCGCCCGGACCTCGCCCCGTCGCTGCTGCGCAGTTACCAGCCCGACGATTTCGCGGCGCACATCCTCCATGACGGCGACCTCGACGCGCTGGCGAGGACGCTGCGCCCGCTGGCCCCGGCCTTCATCCTGCCGGGCAACGAGTCCGCGGTGGAGTTGACCGACGCGCTGGGCGCCGTTCTGGGCACGCCGGGCAACAGCCCGAAGCTGACCGCCGCGCGCCGCAACAAGTTCATGATGATCGAGCGGCTGGCCGCCGCCGGTCTGCTGACCGCCCGCCAGACCATGGCGACCGGCGCCGCGGAGGCGGTGGAGTGGGCGGCACAGGCGGGCTGGCCCGTGGTGGCGAAGCCGATGGCCAGCGCCTCCACCGACCATGTCTATTTCTGCGACACCCCGGCGCAACTGCGCGCCGCTGTCGACGCCATCCTGGGCAGCCGCGATTTCTGCGGCTCGGCCAACGAGCGGGTGCTGGTGCAGACCTACCTCGACGGCCTTGAATACGTCGTCAACACGGTCAGCCGTGGTGGCCGCCACTATGTCAGCGATGTGCTGCTGTCGGCCAAGCGGGCGCTGAACGGGTCGCCCTTTGTCTACGACTACTACCGGCTTCTGCCGCCGGAGGAGCCGGTGGCGCAGGCGTTGATGGGCTACATCCGCCGGGTCCTCGACGCGCTGGAGATCACCGACGGTGCCGGCCATGCCGAGGTGCGGATGACCGCCCGTGGCCCGGCCCTGGTGGAGATCGCGGCGCGCGCCATGGGGCCGGCCGGCTCCACAACCGGCATCGCGGCGGGCACAGGACACGATCAGGTCGATCTGCTGGTCGACGCCTTCGACGGGGCGGGGGTGGTCGGGCCGCTGCTCGACGGCCATTACCGCTTCCAGGCCGACGCGATGGTCCTCTATCTGCCGGTGCTGGTGTCCGGCCGGGTGGAGGCGCTGCCGGATCTCTCCATTCTGGACGGGATGGCGAGCGTGCGCGGCTACGGCCTCGTGCCGAGGGTTGGGGACGAGGTGGTGCCGACGCTCGATCTGACGCAGGTGCTGGCGAAAATCTATCTGGCGCATCCGGACCGCGCCGTGTTCGAACACGACTGGGCCGCCATCCGCTCCCTGGAGGACCGCCTCCAGCCGATTGTCGCGTAG
- a CDS encoding response regulator, protein MPLPPAVMPSVTAIFACAARRLGAVLLFALLCAAPGTVPALATVLPQAEHGVLDLRGWYADLDGPVSLDGEWLVSWDRLAGEETLNPLPEPDGRLWTPFTLPAIWNGAERPDGREMDGMGAATFRLKILLPPGMPPLTLKMPPVNSAMRVWVDGRSVAAAGVPALATAQEQSSSVSRFVTLHGGQRVIELAVEVSNHFHFEGGIGRTIYLDANGGLSRLWQRQLMTNAGALMSLSLMALFIGAFLRRRLSAAPLFLVMLLAACAMRLICTSELLRVFFPGVSEVWAYRLEYLPIYMFYPIYFHLLRELFPGCLHRGVGRVMMAVAVPGVFLVLVTEPAQFTRLRDVASLLLVLSALYFAWRLAVAALRRRSGALLLGAGALAFLGSVVHDALMYAHFFESIDLVPYGALLFLFSHALVLGRRVETAFLNERRLSQELAALNEGLERQIAERTRALSDKSATLERFLANLSHEVRTPLNAVLGMVRVIRREGPTDQMDERLRVADGAGRHLVSMLDTILDLSRLEAGRMELHPQPTDVVALVEDAVALMRAGAEEKGLALSLMISGLGAARFWIDPLRLRQIVLNLLSNAVKFTECGGVEVSLTAKPAPPDAASGTVVLCLTVADSGPGVPRAAQAIIFEPFHRLEGTRLEGNRRDGAGLGLAIVNGLVRLMGGDVCLEGRAGGGSLFTVSLPTRPLPVADPSPGRSAPMPVPGSLDILVVEDAPENQAILREYLAPGGHRAVYVESGEEALAVLATRAVDVVLLDMRLPGIDGVEVTRRIRALPDAERALVPVIAVTANSSPEDRADYLEAGVDEVVAKPVDPDALQDALARHAPSGSCAPAPPLAVQGAPLTRGPATGQLSTADRARLMDRFAQACRDVLAVLDDADSPPRRVVDAAHRMKGSGGTYGFPEVSAAARALERTAQAVESGSGGAASMQGDTAALRDRLHAALRAIEKGEAGLV, encoded by the coding sequence GTGCCTCTGCCGCCTGCCGTCATGCCGTCCGTAACCGCCATTTTTGCTTGTGCCGCCCGACGGCTGGGCGCTGTTCTGCTTTTCGCTCTTCTTTGTGCCGCCCCGGGCACCGTTCCGGCCCTGGCCACCGTCCTGCCGCAGGCGGAGCACGGCGTGCTCGACCTGCGCGGCTGGTACGCCGATCTCGACGGGCCGGTGTCGCTGGACGGCGAATGGCTGGTGTCCTGGGACCGTCTGGCCGGCGAGGAAACCCTGAACCCGCTGCCGGAGCCGGACGGCCGACTCTGGACGCCCTTCACCCTGCCGGCGATCTGGAACGGGGCCGAGCGCCCGGACGGCCGGGAGATGGACGGGATGGGGGCCGCCACCTTCCGCCTGAAGATCCTGTTGCCGCCCGGCATGCCGCCGCTGACGCTGAAGATGCCGCCGGTCAATTCCGCCATGCGGGTATGGGTCGACGGCCGCTCGGTTGCAGCCGCCGGTGTTCCGGCCCTGGCCACCGCGCAGGAGCAGTCCTCCTCCGTCTCGCGCTTCGTCACGCTGCATGGCGGCCAGCGTGTGATCGAACTGGCGGTGGAGGTGTCCAACCACTTCCATTTCGAGGGCGGGATCGGGCGCACGATCTATCTCGACGCCAACGGCGGGCTGTCGCGGCTGTGGCAGCGGCAGCTGATGACCAACGCCGGGGCGTTGATGTCATTGTCCCTGATGGCGCTGTTCATCGGCGCCTTCCTGCGCCGTCGCCTGTCGGCGGCCCCTCTGTTCCTGGTCATGCTGCTGGCCGCCTGCGCCATGCGGCTGATCTGCACCAGCGAGCTGCTGCGCGTTTTCTTCCCCGGCGTGTCGGAGGTGTGGGCCTACCGGCTGGAATATCTGCCGATCTACATGTTTTACCCGATCTACTTCCACCTGCTGCGCGAGCTGTTTCCCGGATGTCTGCACCGCGGGGTGGGGCGCGTCATGATGGCAGTCGCGGTGCCGGGCGTGTTCCTGGTGCTGGTGACGGAACCGGCGCAATTCACCCGGTTGCGCGATGTGGCGAGCCTGCTGCTGGTGCTGTCTGCCCTGTATTTCGCGTGGCGCCTCGCCGTGGCCGCACTGCGCCGCCGTTCCGGCGCGCTCCTGCTGGGGGCGGGGGCGCTGGCCTTCCTGGGGTCGGTGGTGCACGACGCGCTGATGTACGCGCATTTCTTCGAAAGCATCGACCTCGTTCCCTACGGTGCGCTGCTATTCCTGTTCAGCCACGCGCTGGTGCTGGGGCGGCGGGTGGAAACGGCCTTCCTCAACGAGCGCCGGCTGTCGCAGGAGTTGGCCGCCCTCAACGAGGGGCTGGAGCGCCAGATCGCCGAGCGCACCCGCGCCCTGTCCGACAAGTCCGCGACGTTGGAACGCTTCCTCGCCAACCTCAGCCACGAGGTCCGGACCCCGCTGAACGCTGTTCTAGGCATGGTGCGGGTGATCCGCCGCGAGGGGCCGACCGACCAGATGGACGAGCGGCTGCGCGTCGCGGACGGGGCGGGGCGGCATCTCGTCTCGATGCTCGACACCATCCTCGATCTGTCGCGGCTGGAGGCGGGCCGGATGGAGCTTCATCCCCAACCCACCGACGTGGTGGCGCTGGTCGAGGACGCCGTGGCGCTGATGCGCGCGGGCGCCGAGGAGAAGGGACTCGCCCTGTCCCTGATGATCAGCGGGCTGGGGGCGGCGCGCTTTTGGATCGATCCATTGCGCCTGCGCCAGATCGTCCTGAACCTGCTGAGCAACGCCGTGAAATTCACCGAGTGCGGCGGGGTGGAGGTGTCGCTGACCGCGAAGCCGGCGCCGCCGGATGCGGCCAGCGGGACGGTCGTCCTGTGCCTGACGGTGGCGGACAGCGGTCCCGGCGTGCCGCGGGCGGCGCAGGCCATCATCTTCGAGCCCTTTCATCGGCTGGAAGGAACCCGCCTGGAAGGCAACCGCCGCGACGGTGCCGGCCTGGGTCTCGCCATCGTGAATGGGCTTGTCCGGCTGATGGGCGGCGACGTCTGCCTGGAAGGCCGGGCGGGCGGCGGCTCCCTCTTCACGGTCTCGCTGCCGACACGCCCGTTGCCGGTGGCCGATCCGTCGCCGGGCCGCTCCGCTCCCATGCCGGTGCCGGGGAGCCTGGACATCCTGGTGGTGGAGGACGCACCGGAGAACCAAGCCATCCTTCGCGAGTATCTGGCGCCCGGCGGCCACCGCGCCGTCTATGTGGAGAGCGGGGAGGAGGCACTGGCGGTTCTGGCGACCAGGGCTGTGGACGTCGTCCTGCTCGACATGCGGCTGCCGGGCATTGACGGGGTGGAGGTGACACGGCGCATCCGCGCGTTGCCGGACGCGGAGCGGGCGCTGGTGCCGGTGATAGCGGTGACCGCCAACAGCTCTCCCGAGGACCGGGCGGACTATCTGGAGGCCGGGGTCGACGAGGTGGTGGCGAAACCGGTGGATCCCGACGCGCTTCAGGACGCGCTCGCCCGCCACGCGCCGTCGGGTTCCTGCGCGCCCGCTCCGCCCTTGGCGGTTCAGGGGGCGCCGCTCACCAGAGGCCCCGCCACCGGCCAGCTGTCGACCGCCGACCGCGCGCGGCTGATGGACCGCTTCGCCCAGGCCTGCCGGGACGTGCTGGCGGTTCTCGACGATGCGGACTCGCCGCCCCGGCGGGTCGTCGACGCGGCCCACCGCATGAAGGGCAGCGGCGGCACCTATGGCTTTCCGGAGGTGAGCGCTGCGGCGCGGGCGCTGGAGCGGACGGCGCAGGCCGTCGAAAGCGGGAGTGGGGGGGCCGCTTCCATGCAAGGGGACACGGCGGCGCTGCGGGACCGGCTTCACGCCGCTCTGCGCGCCATCGAAAAGGGGGAGGCGGGGCTGGTATGA
- a CDS encoding response regulator transcription factor, producing the protein MSVGSELVGRTVLVVEDSPETQDLIATYLEHQGLRVLRAANGAELTERIAQDRPDLVLLDINLPDCDGLALAERLRLGETVPLIFVTGRDSPTDRIAGLSHGGDYVTKPVDLLELLIRIRNLLRRSGASPNPPAPVESAAVPSPDAPLTFRGWRLDLVRRALFRPDGSYLALTTGEFNILAALAAMRPNPVSREYLLDVISNRDPRSISEHTVDTLITRLRRKMRLDDGAASPIVTVRGVGYALESDDS; encoded by the coding sequence ATGAGCGTCGGATCGGAGCTGGTCGGGCGGACCGTGCTGGTGGTCGAGGATTCTCCCGAAACGCAGGATCTGATCGCCACCTATCTGGAGCACCAGGGGTTGCGGGTGCTGCGGGCAGCGAACGGGGCGGAACTGACGGAGCGCATCGCGCAGGACCGGCCGGACCTTGTGCTGCTGGACATCAACCTGCCGGACTGCGACGGGCTGGCCCTGGCCGAGCGGTTGCGGCTGGGGGAGACCGTTCCCCTGATCTTCGTGACCGGCCGCGACAGCCCGACCGACCGCATCGCCGGTCTGTCCCACGGCGGCGACTATGTGACCAAGCCGGTCGACCTGCTGGAATTGCTGATCCGCATCCGCAACCTGTTGCGCCGCTCCGGGGCGTCTCCGAATCCGCCCGCGCCCGTCGAAAGCGCCGCTGTGCCATCGCCCGACGCGCCGCTGACCTTCCGGGGATGGCGCCTGGATCTGGTGCGCCGCGCGCTGTTCCGTCCCGACGGTTCCTACCTCGCTTTGACGACGGGGGAGTTCAACATCCTGGCGGCATTGGCGGCCATGCGGCCCAACCCGGTCAGCCGCGAATATCTGCTGGACGTGATCAGCAACCGCGACCCGCGCTCCATCAGCGAGCACACGGTGGACACGCTCATCACCCGGCTGCGTCGCAAGATGCGGCTGGATGACGGCGCGGCCTCGCCGATTGTTACTGTCCGCGGGGTCGGTTATGCATTGGAATCTGACGATTCCTGA
- a CDS encoding response regulator → MQRSLVSRSAERFTLTGHLTAGQTAASQTAAGYSAPNCAAAPSILIIGNDSAAIAGIRDCALRLGHRVQDTRDVISALGLLDVDRSVGVVFVDGGSPWFDGLALMERLHRTHRGLACILFARNPEADDVVRALRLDAADVVTDPEDETQIERALARVLSGGEGIASSVPDRPPVSMGSHDDALEQAYRHGLALVETVRALRGEAAAARVMPFVAAHRAAPAPATSPAAMTTAAQIVCEPVPEGGAPDSLGILTAIRRKRAAREKFFPKGLFEDPCWDMLLDLMINHLQGRRISVSSLCIASGVAQTTALRRITDLHDRGLVRRIADDKDGRRVFIELTEEGVAAMERYVETVGPLG, encoded by the coding sequence ATGCAACGGTCCCTGGTTTCGCGTTCGGCGGAGCGCTTCACGCTGACTGGTCACTTGACGGCTGGTCAAACGGCGGCCAGTCAAACGGCAGCGGGCTACTCAGCACCGAATTGTGCGGCGGCGCCTTCCATTCTGATCATCGGCAACGACAGCGCGGCCATCGCCGGGATCCGCGACTGCGCCCTGCGGCTCGGCCACCGGGTGCAGGACACGCGCGACGTGATCTCGGCTCTGGGCCTGCTCGACGTGGACCGCAGCGTCGGCGTCGTCTTCGTGGACGGCGGGTCGCCCTGGTTCGACGGCCTGGCGCTGATGGAGCGGCTGCACCGCACCCACCGCGGCCTCGCCTGCATCCTCTTCGCCCGCAACCCCGAGGCGGACGACGTGGTGCGCGCCTTGCGGCTCGACGCCGCCGACGTGGTGACCGACCCGGAGGATGAGACGCAGATCGAGCGCGCGCTCGCCCGTGTCCTCAGCGGTGGGGAGGGGATCGCGTCGTCGGTCCCGGATCGGCCGCCGGTGTCGATGGGCAGCCATGACGACGCGCTGGAGCAGGCTTATCGCCATGGGCTGGCGCTGGTCGAGACGGTGCGCGCCTTGCGCGGAGAGGCTGCGGCGGCCCGCGTGATGCCCTTCGTCGCGGCTCATCGCGCGGCGCCCGCACCAGCAACCTCTCCTGCGGCGATGACGACCGCGGCTCAAATCGTTTGCGAACCGGTACCGGAAGGCGGTGCGCCGGACAGCCTGGGCATCCTGACGGCCATCCGTCGCAAACGTGCCGCCCGCGAGAAGTTCTTTCCCAAGGGCCTGTTCGAGGACCCCTGCTGGGACATGCTGCTGGACCTGATGATCAATCATCTCCAGGGCCGGCGGATTTCCGTGTCGTCGCTGTGCATCGCGTCCGGCGTGGCGCAGACCACGGCGCTGCGCCGCATCACCGACCTGCACGACCGCGGGTTGGTCCGGCGCATCGCCGACGACAAGGACGGCCGCCGCGTCTTCATCGAGCTGACCGAAGAGGGCGTCGCCGCCATGGAGCGTTACGTGGAGACGGTCGGCCCGCTGGGCTGA